From a region of the Panicum virgatum strain AP13 chromosome 2K, P.virgatum_v5, whole genome shotgun sequence genome:
- the LOC120695853 gene encoding uncharacterized protein LOC120695853: MPFCTPDAVRGPPAGVLEALVYSYGRLCPPLQRIRPPTPSCRRLAQSSCSSLLSPTVDDCRRLFSLAHRRRLFSLAHRRRPLEMKSTTSSRSTQIGDLPRIECPRCHIKVIRTKSRKDDVYYKCPNHFTTNKSTCPYYWYEQPYLEYLRSNHPELLNPASAAEVESAAEIVAEEVNGDLNLQMYQLKLELNEMKGKLGEVMLEIQETKKEMKEAKNEIKEEIAKGNKAAPVFSCQIS, encoded by the exons ATGCCATTTTGTACGCCCGACGCCGTCCGTGGCCCACCTGCAGGCGTACTCGAGGCCCTCGTATATTCGTATGGACGCTTATGCCCTCCCCTCCAAAGGATAAGACCGCCGACACCTTCCTGTCGTCGTCTTGCTCAGTCCTCTTGTTCCTCACTTCTCTCCCCAACCGTCGATGACTGCCGGCGGCTCTTCTCCCTTGCCCATCGCCGGCGGCTCTTCTCCCTTGCCCATCGCCGGCGGCCACTGGAGATGAAGAGCACCACATCCTCAAGGTCGACCCAGATTGGTGACCTCCCAAGGATCGAGTGCCCTAGGTGCCACATCAAGGTGATTAGAACCAAGAGCAGGAAGGATGATGTGTACTACAAGTGCCCTAATCATTTCACGACG AACAAAAGCACTTGCCCATACTACTGGTATGAGCAACCCTATCTAGAGTACTTGCGCTCCAATCACCCTGAGTTGCTGAATCCGGCTAGTGCAGCAGAAGTGGAATCAGCTGCAGAAATCGTTGCAGAAGAGGTCAATGGCGACCTGAACCTCCAGATGTATCAGTTGAAGCTTGAGTTGAATGAGATGAAGGGCAAGCTTGGTGAAGTGATGCTGGAGATCCAAGAAACAAAGAAGGAGATGAAGGAAGCAAAGAACGAGATCAAGGAAGAGATTGCTAAAGGAAACAAGGCTGCACCAGTGTTTAGTTGTCAGATTAGTTAG